In Nitrospirota bacterium, a single window of DNA contains:
- the dnaE gene encoding DNA polymerase III subunit alpha produces the protein MASQFVHLHLHTQFSLLDGANQIEPLVQQIKSFNQPAVAMTDHGNMFGAIEFYRKAKEAGIKPIIGCEAYMAPGSRLAAKDSGLAHNDYYHLILLARNLTGYQNLIKLVSKAYLEGFYYKPRMDKEILKEHHEGLIALSGCLSGEIPYLIGQKDMAGAMAVAGEFQEIFGKEHFYLEVQANGLDHQRVANSGLLEMSKKMDIPLVGTNDCHYLKKEDFRPHELMLCLQTGKTISDPNRMKFDTDQLYVKSTDEVTAAFIEFPEAVNNTCRIADNCDLQLTLNKTYLPQYKVPEGFTRETYLESLAQAGLAARLKERPSQILPAAYELRLREEITIICSMGFAGYFLIVWDIIKFARSRHIPVGPGRGSAAGSLVAYALRITDLDPLVYTLLFERFLNPERVSLPDIDMDFCMDRRNEVINYVVDKYGKDHVAQIITFGTLGAKAAIRDVGRVLEIPYAEVDRVAKLVPNQLNITLQQALDQEPKLQELVDTDARVKELMGIARSLEGLARHASTHAAGVVISEGPLTDHVPLYKGSNDEVVTQYSMGDVEKIGLVKFDFLGLKTLTMIKRAEDLINAGRPGAPPLVMEQVPFDDPKTFALLSSGKTIGLFQLESSGMRDLLTGLKPDRFEDIIAIIALYRPGPMDLIPDFIKRKQGKIPITYETPELEPILKDTYGVIVYQEQVMAIANKVAGFSLGQADILRRAMGKKKPEEMEKLRAQFLAGAKTNKIPDKKAEKLYELIQKFAGYGFNKSHAAAYAVVCYQTGYLKAHYPTEFMAALMTTDMGNADKIVGYFTECRDLNIKVLPPDVNQSHKNFTVVEQAIRFGLAAIKNVGEGAVESIIEIRNTSGPFKSFFEFCRRVDLHKVNKRMLEGLIKTGAFDSTGAKRSQLAAVLDQAVEDGASAQRERDLGQTNIFGDELGGQDSSEQLAAPPLPNIPEWDQNERLKHERELTGFYISSHPLARYEATMKALSTATTISLPESSDGREVKLCGIITTVKSMLTKKGDKMAYLTLEDLLGVVEIIIFPDLYKNAAELIVVERLVRITGTVDRGDKGTKIRGSKIEPLAEVQAQAIKRVHIRLIDHPDVTEQLPRLREIFQRHPGNTTISLTLRMDASQEAVTAPLPNLTITPSERFVADVEEVLGKGAIFLLS, from the coding sequence GTGGCATCGCAATTCGTTCATCTCCATCTCCATACCCAGTTCAGTCTCCTGGACGGCGCGAATCAAATCGAGCCGCTCGTCCAGCAGATCAAATCGTTTAATCAGCCGGCCGTGGCCATGACCGACCATGGCAACATGTTCGGGGCCATCGAGTTCTACCGTAAAGCCAAAGAAGCCGGCATCAAACCCATCATCGGCTGCGAAGCCTACATGGCGCCTGGCAGTCGCTTGGCTGCCAAAGACAGCGGTCTCGCCCACAACGACTACTATCACCTCATCCTCCTGGCTCGAAACCTGACCGGCTATCAGAATCTGATCAAGCTCGTCAGTAAGGCATACCTTGAAGGGTTCTACTATAAGCCGCGGATGGATAAGGAAATTCTAAAAGAGCACCATGAGGGGCTAATTGCCCTCTCCGGCTGCTTAAGCGGCGAGATTCCCTATCTCATCGGCCAGAAAGACATGGCTGGTGCCATGGCAGTGGCAGGCGAGTTTCAGGAAATATTCGGGAAGGAACATTTCTACCTGGAAGTACAGGCGAACGGGCTCGATCACCAGCGAGTCGCCAATAGTGGCCTGCTTGAGATGTCCAAGAAGATGGATATCCCCCTGGTCGGCACCAACGATTGCCATTACCTCAAGAAAGAAGACTTCCGTCCGCACGAGCTCATGCTCTGCCTGCAAACGGGCAAGACGATCAGCGACCCGAATCGCATGAAGTTCGATACGGATCAGCTCTATGTGAAATCGACGGACGAGGTCACGGCTGCCTTTATTGAGTTCCCCGAAGCCGTCAACAATACCTGCCGGATTGCGGACAACTGCGACCTCCAACTGACGCTCAACAAGACCTATCTTCCGCAATACAAAGTGCCGGAAGGCTTCACGCGGGAGACCTATCTGGAAAGCCTGGCGCAGGCCGGACTCGCAGCGAGATTGAAAGAACGGCCGAGCCAAATCCTGCCGGCCGCCTACGAGCTGCGCCTGCGAGAGGAAATCACCATCATCTGTTCGATGGGGTTCGCCGGTTATTTTCTGATCGTGTGGGACATCATCAAGTTTGCCCGCTCGCGCCACATTCCGGTTGGACCGGGCCGAGGCTCCGCCGCCGGAAGTCTCGTCGCCTATGCGCTTCGTATCACGGATCTCGATCCCCTCGTCTACACGCTCCTATTCGAACGGTTCCTGAATCCGGAACGTGTGTCCCTCCCCGATATCGACATGGACTTCTGCATGGATCGCCGTAACGAGGTGATCAACTACGTGGTCGATAAGTACGGCAAAGACCATGTGGCCCAGATCATTACGTTCGGCACGCTCGGAGCGAAAGCCGCCATCCGCGACGTGGGCCGCGTGCTGGAAATTCCCTATGCCGAAGTCGATCGCGTGGCCAAGCTCGTCCCGAACCAGCTCAACATCACGCTTCAGCAGGCGCTCGACCAGGAACCGAAGCTGCAAGAGCTCGTCGATACCGATGCGCGCGTCAAAGAGCTGATGGGCATTGCCCGCTCCCTCGAAGGACTGGCCCGCCATGCCTCGACCCACGCAGCCGGCGTGGTGATTTCCGAAGGGCCGCTCACGGACCATGTGCCGCTCTACAAAGGATCCAACGACGAAGTCGTCACCCAATATTCGATGGGCGACGTCGAAAAGATCGGGCTCGTCAAATTTGACTTTCTGGGCCTCAAAACCCTCACCATGATCAAACGCGCTGAGGATCTGATCAATGCGGGACGTCCCGGCGCTCCTCCGTTGGTTATGGAGCAGGTGCCGTTCGACGATCCCAAGACCTTTGCCCTCCTCTCGTCCGGCAAAACCATCGGCCTCTTCCAGTTAGAAAGCTCGGGCATGCGCGACCTCCTGACCGGCCTGAAACCAGACCGTTTCGAGGACATCATCGCTATTATCGCGCTCTACCGCCCTGGCCCAATGGATCTGATCCCCGATTTCATTAAACGAAAACAGGGCAAGATCCCCATCACCTACGAAACGCCTGAGCTCGAACCGATCCTGAAGGACACCTACGGGGTCATCGTCTATCAGGAGCAGGTGATGGCGATCGCCAACAAGGTGGCAGGCTTCTCGCTTGGCCAAGCCGACATTCTCCGGCGCGCGATGGGTAAAAAGAAGCCGGAGGAGATGGAGAAGTTGCGCGCGCAGTTCCTGGCCGGCGCCAAGACGAACAAGATTCCCGATAAGAAGGCGGAAAAACTCTACGAACTGATCCAGAAGTTTGCAGGCTACGGGTTCAACAAGTCGCATGCGGCGGCCTATGCCGTCGTGTGTTATCAGACAGGTTATCTCAAAGCCCATTACCCGACCGAGTTCATGGCCGCCCTGATGACGACCGACATGGGGAACGCCGACAAGATCGTGGGCTACTTCACGGAATGTCGAGACCTCAACATCAAGGTCTTGCCTCCCGACGTCAACCAAAGCCATAAAAATTTTACCGTGGTGGAGCAGGCCATCCGGTTCGGCCTGGCGGCCATCAAGAATGTCGGCGAAGGCGCCGTCGAATCGATCATCGAGATCCGGAATACTAGTGGCCCATTTAAATCCTTCTTCGAATTTTGTCGGCGAGTCGATCTGCACAAGGTCAATAAGCGCATGCTCGAAGGGCTGATCAAGACCGGCGCGTTCGATTCGACCGGTGCGAAACGCTCTCAACTGGCGGCAGTCCTGGATCAGGCCGTCGAAGACGGAGCGTCCGCGCAGCGCGAACGGGATCTGGGACAGACGAATATTTTCGGCGATGAGCTGGGTGGACAGGATTCGTCCGAGCAGTTGGCCGCGCCGCCGCTGCCCAACATTCCAGAATGGGACCAAAACGAGCGACTGAAACATGAGCGGGAACTGACCGGCTTCTACATCTCGTCTCATCCGCTGGCTCGTTATGAAGCCACCATGAAAGCGCTCTCGACCGCCACGACCATCAGCTTGCCGGAATCGTCGGACGGGCGAGAGGTCAAACTTTGCGGCATCATTACGACCGTCAAAAGCATGCTGACCAAAAAGGGCGACAAGATGGCCTACCTCACCCTGGAAGACCTCCTGGGCGTGGTGGAAATCATCATCTTTCCCGATCTCTACAAGAATGCCGCTGAGCTCATCGTCGTGGAACGGCTGGTGCGCATCACGGGCACGGTGGATCGGGGGGATAAAGGCACGAAGATTCGAGGGAGCAAGATCGAGCCACTCGCCGAAGTTCAGGCGCAGGCGATCAAACGTGTCCATATTCGATTGATCGATCACCCGGACGTGACGGAACAGTTGCCGCGCCTCCGCGAGATCTTTCAGCGCCACCCAGGCAATACGACCATTTCCCTTACGTTACGGATGGATGCATCACAGGAAGCCGTGACCGCCCCCCTCCCGAATCTGACGATCACCCCCAGTGAACGGTTTGTGGCCGATGTTGAAGAAGTGCTAGGCAAAGGAGCCATTTTTCTGCTATCGTAG
- a CDS encoding OmpA family protein, whose product MMRAVILAAGAVALGLLAMLCLPRHLTPPAATAPLSPATLHARLEQGILTLRGSLPSQTSKTVILQRAQELYGAQSGRVVDQLAVDPNVGPAAWTGPISQILPVLGQMTEHGSIIIDGRSIVLSGRVDSEQTKAIVLRDMAPFAQTGLALEDHILAAPLPPAPPVLQQKLNEILSRASIEFDSNTTVMPPRSRATLDRLISILRTAPRAIIEIGGHTDKYGASDYNVQLSRRRADAVRHYFISHGLTNQLTAVGYGASRPLSVAQTRAGFQRNRRIELRVKGQSDL is encoded by the coding sequence ATGATGCGTGCAGTGATCCTAGCCGCAGGTGCCGTTGCACTCGGGCTCCTTGCTATGCTCTGCCTGCCGCGCCACCTGACGCCGCCAGCCGCAACGGCCCCCCTCTCTCCCGCAACGTTGCATGCGCGGTTGGAGCAGGGCATCCTGACTCTTCGTGGTTCGCTTCCCAGTCAGACCAGTAAAACCGTCATCCTTCAACGAGCCCAAGAGCTTTATGGCGCGCAATCTGGTCGCGTGGTCGATCAATTGGCGGTGGATCCGAACGTGGGGCCAGCCGCTTGGACCGGCCCTATTTCCCAGATCCTTCCCGTCTTAGGACAGATGACAGAACATGGCTCGATCATCATCGACGGGCGCTCGATTGTTCTCAGCGGACGGGTCGACAGTGAGCAGACTAAAGCCATCGTGTTGCGTGACATGGCTCCCTTTGCGCAAACAGGACTTGCGCTGGAGGATCATATCCTCGCAGCGCCACTTCCCCCTGCCCCGCCCGTACTGCAACAGAAATTGAACGAGATTCTGTCGCGCGCCTCCATTGAGTTCGATTCCAATACGACCGTGATGCCTCCACGGAGTCGTGCCACATTGGACCGATTGATCAGTATTTTGCGTACGGCCCCTCGTGCCATCATCGAGATCGGAGGTCATACCGACAAGTATGGCGCGTCAGACTATAACGTGCAGCTCAGCCGCCGCCGCGCCGATGCCGTGCGGCACTACTTTATCAGCCACGGTCTCACCAACCAGCTCACGGCTGTCGGGTATGGCGCCTCACGACCGCTGTCAGTGGCGCAGACCAGGGCCGGCTTCCAACGCAACCGTCGTATCGAGTTACGCGTGAAAGGACAGTCCGACCTATGA
- the purH gene encoding bifunctional phosphoribosylaminoimidazolecarboxamide formyltransferase/IMP cyclohydrolase — MAGIKRALISVSDKTGVVEMAKGLAALGAEILSTGGTAKALREAGVKVTDVAAYTGSPEILDGRVKTLHPKIHGGLLGRRSVPAHVEQMEQHGIGPIDVVVVNLYPFEATIAKPNCPFEEAIENIDIGGPSMLRSAAKNHEDVLVVVDPDDYQRVLEAAKAGTVSHELRRELAMKVFQHTARYDSLIAGYLEKQVQGSEVKFPKILSLQFERAEMLRYGENPHQQGAFYRELHSVEPSVSRGTILHGKAMSYNNFLDANSALELAKEYDEIAVAIIKHNNPCGVALGATPVEAYVKARETDPISAFGGVIAFNRPVDLAAAKEITSTFVEVVIAPGFAADALAELKRKKDLRLLDVGPLTKVKQEGFDLKKLVGGLIVQDRDLGVLTDLRALSVPTQRKPTDEEYAACAFAWKVCKHVKSNAIIYAKPGQTVGIGAGQMSRVDSVKLAVMKAQMPIKGCVMASDAFFPFRDGLDAAAQAGITAVIQPGGSIRDAEIVKAADEQGLAMIMTAMRHFRH, encoded by the coding sequence ATGGCCGGCATTAAGCGGGCACTCATCAGCGTATCAGACAAAACCGGTGTGGTGGAGATGGCCAAGGGCCTTGCAGCGTTAGGTGCCGAGATCCTCTCAACCGGAGGAACGGCCAAGGCGTTGCGAGAGGCTGGCGTGAAAGTGACGGATGTGGCGGCCTACACCGGCTCACCGGAGATTCTCGACGGCCGTGTCAAAACATTGCACCCCAAGATTCATGGCGGGTTACTCGGCCGGCGTTCGGTGCCGGCCCATGTCGAGCAGATGGAGCAGCATGGAATCGGCCCCATCGACGTTGTCGTGGTCAACCTCTACCCGTTCGAGGCGACAATTGCGAAGCCGAACTGTCCCTTCGAAGAGGCCATTGAGAATATCGATATCGGCGGGCCGTCGATGCTGCGCTCTGCGGCCAAGAACCATGAAGATGTACTGGTCGTCGTAGACCCGGACGACTATCAGCGCGTGCTCGAGGCGGCGAAAGCCGGAACGGTATCCCACGAGTTGCGGCGCGAATTGGCGATGAAGGTATTTCAACATACGGCGCGTTACGACAGTCTGATCGCAGGATATCTGGAGAAACAGGTACAGGGCAGCGAGGTCAAATTTCCAAAAATATTGTCCTTGCAGTTCGAGCGGGCAGAGATGCTGCGTTACGGGGAGAACCCGCATCAGCAAGGCGCGTTCTACCGAGAGCTCCATTCGGTCGAGCCATCGGTGTCCCGGGGAACGATCCTGCATGGCAAGGCGATGTCGTATAACAATTTCCTCGACGCCAATTCGGCGCTCGAGCTGGCGAAAGAATACGACGAGATCGCCGTGGCCATTATCAAACATAACAATCCCTGCGGTGTGGCCTTGGGTGCGACGCCCGTCGAGGCTTATGTCAAAGCCCGTGAGACCGACCCCATCTCGGCGTTCGGCGGCGTGATTGCATTCAATCGCCCCGTGGATCTGGCCGCCGCGAAGGAAATTACGTCCACGTTTGTGGAAGTGGTCATCGCACCGGGATTTGCAGCGGATGCCCTGGCAGAACTCAAGCGCAAGAAGGATCTGCGGTTGCTCGATGTCGGGCCGCTCACGAAAGTGAAGCAAGAGGGCTTCGATCTCAAGAAGTTGGTCGGTGGCTTGATCGTGCAGGATCGGGATCTCGGCGTCTTAACCGATCTCAGAGCACTGAGCGTCCCGACCCAACGCAAACCGACGGATGAGGAATATGCGGCCTGTGCGTTTGCCTGGAAGGTCTGCAAACATGTGAAGTCGAACGCGATCATCTATGCAAAGCCGGGGCAGACCGTGGGGATCGGGGCTGGTCAGATGAGCCGGGTCGACTCCGTGAAGTTGGCCGTGATGAAAGCGCAGATGCCGATCAAGGGGTGCGTGATGGCCTCGGACGCGTTCTTCCCGTTCCGGGATGGACTCGATGCCGCTGCGCAAGCGGGGATTACGGCGGTCATTCAGCCGGGCGGCTCGATTCGCGATGCCGAAATCGTCAAAGCCGCGGATGAGCAGGGATTGGCGATGATTATGACGGCCATGCGCCACTTCCGTCATTGA
- the purD gene encoding phosphoribosylamine--glycine ligase, which yields MKILVIGSGGREHAMVWKLAQSPRKPQLYCAPGNAGIESLATCVPIKADDIAGLKTFVQSEQIDLTVVGPEAPLALGLVDEFRKSKLKVFGPTKGAARIEASKVFSKEIMTSAKILTAKAQSFDQVAPAFAYLDQHELPVVVKADGLAQGKGVVVATTHEEAKQAVRDSLEHAVFGQAGQRVLIEQFLDGEELTIMAFTDGRTVVPMLPAQDHKRVGDGDTGPNTGGMGAYCPAPLGTMALREQVTKQVLYPAIEALSRMGCPFQGVLYAGLMVVKGIPYVLEFNARMGDPETQVVLPLLKTDLLEVIEAVVEHRLDQLTVDWHDETAVCVVMTSDGYPAVYQTGRPIHGLPATLDATTMVFHAGTARRNADVVTAGGRVLGITGCGRTLADAQAEAYRVTRSIAFEGAHYRTDIAHRAFARRASR from the coding sequence ATGAAGATTCTTGTCATCGGGAGCGGGGGTCGTGAGCATGCCATGGTCTGGAAGCTCGCACAAAGTCCCCGCAAGCCTCAGCTCTATTGTGCGCCGGGCAATGCAGGGATCGAATCCCTCGCGACCTGTGTGCCAATCAAAGCCGACGATATCGCCGGGCTGAAAACATTCGTACAATCTGAACAGATCGATCTGACGGTCGTGGGGCCGGAAGCTCCGCTTGCGTTGGGCCTTGTCGACGAATTTCGCAAATCCAAACTCAAAGTATTCGGACCGACCAAGGGCGCTGCGCGGATCGAGGCCAGCAAAGTCTTCTCCAAAGAAATCATGACCAGCGCGAAGATCCTCACGGCCAAGGCGCAAAGTTTCGACCAGGTCGCTCCGGCCTTCGCCTATCTCGATCAACATGAGCTTCCCGTCGTCGTGAAGGCCGATGGCCTGGCGCAGGGGAAGGGCGTGGTAGTGGCGACCACCCATGAGGAGGCCAAGCAGGCCGTTCGCGACTCACTGGAGCATGCGGTATTCGGTCAGGCCGGTCAGCGCGTGTTGATCGAGCAGTTTCTTGACGGTGAGGAACTGACGATCATGGCCTTCACAGACGGCCGGACGGTGGTCCCGATGCTGCCGGCGCAAGATCATAAACGAGTCGGGGATGGCGATACGGGACCGAATACCGGAGGCATGGGCGCGTACTGTCCTGCGCCGCTCGGCACCATGGCGCTGCGCGAGCAGGTCACGAAGCAGGTTCTCTATCCCGCGATCGAAGCCTTATCTCGGATGGGCTGTCCGTTTCAAGGCGTGTTATATGCCGGGCTCATGGTGGTGAAGGGGATCCCATACGTCTTGGAGTTTAATGCCAGGATGGGGGATCCAGAAACGCAGGTCGTGCTTCCGTTGCTCAAGACTGATTTGCTAGAGGTGATTGAGGCCGTGGTGGAACATCGGCTCGATCAGCTCACCGTGGATTGGCATGACGAGACGGCAGTCTGCGTCGTGATGACGTCTGACGGCTATCCCGCTGTCTATCAAACCGGCCGACCGATTCATGGATTGCCCGCCACATTGGATGCGACAACTATGGTGTTTCATGCCGGAACGGCACGAAGGAATGCTGATGTCGTCACGGCTGGAGGACGGGTGCTGGGCATTACTGGATGCGGAAGGACTCTGGCCGACGCGCAAGCGGAGGCCTATCGCGTGACCAGGTCGATTGCATTTGAGGGCGCGCACTATCGGACGGATATTGCGCATCGTGCGTTCGCCCGCCGCGCGTCACGCTGA
- a CDS encoding L-threonylcarbamoyladenylate synthase encodes MGLMVPAMGAIDYYDAATVPVLADRMRRLLGQSGLLALPTESFYGLAVAPFDEQALAKLWQVKGRSDGKPILLLIGERSQLEPFVQRVPPAATVLMNAFWPGPLTIVFPAAVGLSDMVTAGTGSVGIRQSAWQPLAELLCRVGPVTGTSANREGLAPCCTAEDVQHNLGDAVDLIVDAGPTPGGRPSTVIDVQGPIRIVREGAITREIIVRQLASHGMYLDGESR; translated from the coding sequence ATGGGACTGATGGTTCCTGCCATGGGAGCGATCGATTACTACGATGCCGCCACCGTTCCGGTGCTGGCAGATCGAATGCGTCGCCTGTTGGGACAGAGCGGATTGCTTGCCTTGCCGACGGAAAGTTTCTACGGGCTTGCGGTCGCCCCCTTCGACGAACAGGCGCTTGCCAAATTATGGCAGGTCAAGGGTCGGTCTGATGGAAAACCGATTTTACTCTTGATCGGAGAGCGGTCTCAGTTAGAACCTTTTGTGCAACGTGTTCCCCCGGCGGCCACCGTCTTGATGAATGCGTTCTGGCCCGGACCTCTCACGATCGTGTTTCCTGCAGCCGTGGGGCTTTCCGATATGGTCACGGCAGGAACCGGCTCCGTCGGCATCCGTCAGAGTGCATGGCAACCGCTGGCCGAGCTCTTGTGTCGAGTCGGGCCTGTGACAGGCACCAGTGCAAATCGTGAAGGATTGGCGCCTTGCTGCACTGCCGAAGACGTCCAACACAACCTAGGAGATGCGGTCGATCTGATCGTCGATGCGGGACCGACCCCGGGCGGGAGACCATCCACCGTGATCGATGTACAAGGCCCGATCCGCATTGTTCGTGAGGGAGCCATTACACGAGAGATTATCGTGCGCCAGTTGGCGTCTCATGGTATGTATCTCGACGGGGAGAGTCGGTGA
- a CDS encoding zinc ribbon domain-containing protein → MPIYEYQCDGCADRFEVKQSMKDDALTTCQKCGKHVQRLISSPAIMFKGSGWYVTDYSDKMKPSSGSEAPVPKTGEKKEVAANTSEPSTAPSTAPATPAPAPAAAPASTPSSTASTTSTSTATSTPSSSAAK, encoded by the coding sequence GTGCCAATTTACGAATATCAGTGTGATGGCTGCGCGGATCGGTTTGAAGTGAAGCAAAGCATGAAGGACGACGCTCTGACCACCTGTCAGAAGTGCGGAAAACACGTGCAGCGACTGATTTCATCGCCCGCCATCATGTTCAAGGGCAGCGGATGGTACGTGACGGACTACTCCGATAAAATGAAACCCTCCTCAGGAAGCGAAGCACCGGTACCCAAGACCGGGGAGAAAAAAGAAGTCGCGGCGAACACATCCGAACCATCGACGGCCCCAAGCACAGCTCCTGCTACTCCGGCACCTGCCCCAGCGGCCGCGCCGGCAAGCACCCCTTCTAGCACGGCATCAACAACTTCAACGAGCACAGCCACGAGCACGCCATCGTCTTCCGCTGCCAAGTAG
- a CDS encoding pyridoxal phosphate-dependent aminotransferase, with amino-acid sequence MKLAARVGRITPSPTLALAATAKAMAARGIDMADFSSGEPDFDTPEPVKAAAEAAIRAGFTKYTPSSGIDELRQAIIDKLQAEQGLRYEKSQVLVSCGAKHSLYNLAEALLEAGDELIIPVPYWVSYADQTLLNDATPVFLQTREEDGYAIDAQELERLVTPRTKAIIVNSPCNPTGATYNRATLERLAELAVRRDLLLISDEIYEKVLYDGATHTSIAALGPEVAARTVVINGVSKAYAMTGWRIGYAAGPKELLNAMANIQSQSTSNPCSISQKAAVVALRDGDAFTKKMVTEFDRRRRVIVERLNAMPGVRCSMPSGAFYAFPNVSGLLGKRSPSGVLSTPTDLANYLLQEFKVAVVPGEPFGSTQHIRLSYATSMETILKGMDRLDAAFKQLT; translated from the coding sequence ATGAAGCTTGCTGCACGTGTGGGGCGAATTACGCCCTCTCCCACTTTGGCCCTGGCCGCAACCGCGAAGGCGATGGCTGCGCGTGGAATCGACATGGCCGATTTTTCATCAGGAGAGCCGGACTTTGACACGCCAGAACCGGTAAAAGCCGCGGCCGAAGCCGCAATTCGTGCAGGGTTTACCAAGTACACGCCCTCGTCCGGCATTGATGAACTGCGCCAAGCGATTATCGACAAGTTGCAAGCTGAGCAAGGACTCCGGTACGAGAAGTCTCAAGTATTGGTCTCCTGCGGAGCCAAACATTCACTCTACAACCTTGCCGAAGCCCTTCTGGAAGCAGGCGATGAACTCATCATTCCCGTTCCCTATTGGGTCTCCTATGCCGACCAAACTCTGCTGAACGATGCCACGCCGGTGTTCTTGCAGACCCGTGAAGAGGATGGCTACGCCATTGACGCGCAGGAATTGGAACGGCTGGTCACACCACGGACCAAAGCGATTATCGTCAACAGTCCATGCAATCCAACCGGCGCAACCTATAATCGAGCGACGCTTGAACGGCTTGCCGAGCTGGCCGTACGCCGTGATCTTCTGCTGATTTCCGACGAGATCTACGAGAAGGTCCTCTACGATGGAGCGACACACACGAGCATCGCAGCCCTTGGACCGGAAGTCGCCGCCCGCACCGTCGTGATCAACGGTGTGTCGAAGGCCTATGCCATGACCGGCTGGCGGATCGGCTATGCCGCGGGTCCTAAAGAGCTTCTCAACGCCATGGCGAACATTCAAAGCCAAAGTACCTCCAACCCCTGCTCGATTTCACAGAAAGCCGCCGTCGTGGCCTTACGCGATGGCGATGCCTTCACGAAAAAAATGGTGACAGAGTTCGATCGGCGACGGCGTGTGATCGTCGAGCGCCTCAATGCCATGCCTGGCGTTCGTTGCAGCATGCCCAGCGGAGCATTTTATGCATTCCCCAATGTGAGCGGACTACTCGGAAAGCGGAGTCCAAGCGGAGTCCTCTCCACTCCGACCGATCTGGCTAACTATTTGTTGCAGGAATTCAAGGTCGCCGTGGTTCCCGGTGAGCCGTTCGGAAGTACCCAGCATATTCGACTGTCGTATGCGACCAGCATGGAGACGATTCTCAAGGGCATGGATCGTCTCGACGCGGCATTCAAACAGCTCACCTAG
- the coaD gene encoding pantetheine-phosphate adenylyltransferase gives MKIGIYPGTFDPITHGHTDIITRSLKVFDTVVVAVAPNPAKHPLFTLAERLDMIRIVTRDMKQVEVTHFDGLLVDYVLRYGAHAIIRGLRAISDFEHEFQMALINRKIAKQVETVFLMPSEEYSYLSSTIIKDVATHGGPLTEFLHPEVARQLQERIRSLKS, from the coding sequence ATGAAAATTGGCATCTATCCAGGAACCTTTGATCCCATTACCCATGGGCATACCGACATCATCACCCGAAGCTTGAAGGTCTTTGATACCGTCGTGGTCGCCGTCGCGCCGAATCCAGCCAAGCACCCGCTCTTCACCCTGGCCGAACGGCTGGACATGATCCGGATCGTGACGAGAGATATGAAGCAGGTCGAAGTGACCCACTTCGATGGCCTGCTGGTGGACTATGTTCTGCGATATGGCGCTCATGCCATTATCCGTGGATTGCGGGCCATCTCGGACTTCGAGCATGAATTTCAGATGGCCCTCATCAATCGAAAAATCGCCAAGCAGGTTGAGACGGTGTTTCTCATGCCCAGCGAAGAATATTCTTATTTATCGTCAACCATTATCAAAGACGTGGCAACTCACGGCGGGCCGCTCACGGAGTTTCTGCATCCTGAAGTTGCACGTCAGCTGCAGGAACGAATCAGGAGTTTAAAATCATGA
- the rsmD gene encoding 16S rRNA (guanine(966)-N(2))-methyltransferase RsmD yields the protein MRIIAGTHRGRRLSGPAGTALRPTSDKVRGALFSILGAQVQGSRFLDLYAGTGAVGIEALSRGAATVTFVESDPKAVQLLRKNLQTCQLLDRAHVCVERTATFLARQDWWHGPYDVLFADPPYAALDEFEILTHAWKPGLLSEEATMMIEHESRTPLPASLDHAELVRRYVYGDTALYLYGISPSASTESSVL from the coding sequence ATGCGTATCATTGCCGGAACCCACCGAGGTCGACGCTTGAGTGGGCCAGCGGGGACTGCACTCCGTCCCACATCGGATAAGGTTCGCGGGGCTCTTTTTTCTATTCTAGGGGCCCAGGTGCAGGGAAGCCGTTTTCTCGATTTGTATGCGGGTACGGGAGCCGTCGGGATTGAAGCGCTAAGCCGAGGAGCTGCAACCGTCACGTTTGTGGAGTCAGACCCTAAGGCTGTGCAACTGTTACGGAAAAACCTTCAGACTTGTCAGCTTCTTGACCGAGCTCACGTCTGTGTGGAGCGGACCGCGACCTTTCTCGCGCGGCAAGATTGGTGGCATGGCCCCTATGACGTCCTCTTTGCAGATCCGCCCTATGCGGCTCTGGATGAGTTTGAAATCCTGACCCATGCCTGGAAACCCGGGCTGTTGTCGGAAGAAGCCACGATGATGATAGAACATGAGTCGCGTACGCCATTACCTGCATCGCTCGATCACGCGGAGCTTGTTCGACGGTATGTGTATGGCGACACCGCACTCTATTTATATGGGATCTCTCCTTCAGCATCGACCGAGTCGTCTGTATTATGA